gagacaTTTAAAAAGAGCGCAGAAAGTGCAATGTTATTTTGCTGACGACACCAGACGCGAACAAAGTCCccaaaaaatactttaaaaactCAAAAGCTGCCGAATATTGCATTTATTACATACAATTTTGTGCCCAAAATGCGCTGTTTGCCGGGCTACGGTTACGGCCTCACATTTCTGTTCCTGGTGTGCGCTAAAAACCATAGATACAATGTCTAAAGTTTACAAATCTGTTGCTCATACTCcgcttttcttcttcttcctgcAGAGCACCGTTCGCAATGAACAAAAGGAGCTGAGCATTTCGCCGGTTCACGATGTGAATGTTACCAAAGCCACGGCCACCTTCGGCATGGGCTGCTTCTGGGGCGCAGAATCCCTGTATGGAGCCACCCGTGGGGTGCTGCGGACCACCGTGGGATACGCCGGCGGCAGCTCGGAATTGCCAACGTACCGTAAAATGTAAGGGAGCAAGTAAAGAGCATTAATCATCCATGTGTCTTCCTTTCACGTCCCTGCATGTTGCATCCCATAATCCTTTCGGACCCGGTACTAACTACCCATCTCAACAGGGGCGATCACACGGAGGTGCTGGAAATCGACTACGATCCCACGGTCATTAGCTtcaaggagctgctggagctgtTCTGGAACAATCACGAGTACGGACTGACTACGCCCATCAAGCGGCAGTACGCCTCCTTGATTCTGTTCCACGacgaggagcagaagcaggtGGCTCACGCCTCCAAACTGGAGGAGCAAGAGCGCCGAGCCCCGGAGGTCATTACCACTGAGATTGCCTCCAAGGAGAACTTTTACCCAGCCGAGGCGTAAGTTTTGACTATGAATATCTGAGTTCCGCGATATGAACTTCCTTGTTTGCCTACAGGTACCACCAGAAGTACAGATTGCAGGGCCACAAGGACCTCGCCTCCTCGCTCAATCTCAACCCCAAGCTGCTGCAGACCAGCTACGTCGCCACCAAGCTGAACGGCTATCTGGCCGGAGTCGGCGGCATCGAGCAGTTTAAGGCGGAGGCGGAGACCATGGGTCTAACGCCCACCCAGCGGCAGTACTGCTACTACCACGTGGAGCAGAACGAGGGCCAGGGTCTCTACTGCTGACATGGTCGAATCTGCATAGACGTTAAGCGTAGATCATACACCTAGGGGGGTAATTTTATGGATAATTTGCTTGTTCAAGACATATTGTGTATTATTTAGACTTAGAAACGcatgaaatatatatgaaacgcatatattttgttaatataataaaaatatctcAAACCAAAGTTGATAGAGTTGTTTTTGGTTGGAGTAACAAGACTTCGATTTGGAAAGATCTTTGTAGTTCTTTCTTTGCAGGGGAGAACCGCTTCCATGAAGTACTATTTCGCAACAAAGGCAATGAACTTATTTTTGGCACCTGAAAGATACAATACTGCAAATACAGAGGTGCTACGTGCTAATACCGAGCAATAATATTCGACTTGATCCTCCCATGTCGAAAACAACATGATAACCAACTGAACAATCTGGCGTGATAAACAGCTTGCAAGTCATATTAAGTTCCTGTCCAGGATCCTGCCTTATCTGCCATAAACACCCGATAACAATTTCGCTGGGTCATCTGTTTATTCAACTTTAATGAGTTTGCATTGCTGTCAAGATCTGAACGAAATTCAGCTAGAATTAATATAGAGGGTCATTAtgtattatataattaatatatttaaaacatgtCTGTTCATtatgtaataaaatatttttcgaaaACCTCCCTATCATAactatttctttaaatatttaatatattttctttttagcaGAATGGCATGGCAATAAATTTCTTTTACCCAAGGACAGTAATGTTACTGACCTCAAGACGTTCGCCTTTCTTATAAATAGTACACAtatttagaaatttataagtaTGGGAATAAATCGTTCAGGTccataaaatgaaaaacgaaaactatCAGTAGCTTTGTCTAATCATAAACGTTTGGGTAGTTTACACTTAATTTGAGGGTCTATAAATTGTTGGAAGGAGTGACTGGCACTAATCGattgaaaatagaaaaatgcACTTAGTCATAGGTGAAGATCTGATTAGCGAAAATGAAGTGGATTATATATTAGTTAGTTTCATTAGATCACCAAAAAGTGCATTCTTAACTGTTTACTTCTgcgatgtatgtatattgagtacttgtaattgtaataaaacagccgaaatattattatattcaataaattttcttGGAAATTATTCTAAGTATTGTTCACTTTAAATTATCATTATTTCGTAAAACGGTTAGCACAAGAGACAAAGACTAGGATAAGATTTTTGCGACCTTTACTGACCAAAgaaaatgataatgaaatgatAAGAAATACGAGAAAGTTAAAAAGATTAACATCCCTTCAGCCAAAAAGCGTTTTATAGTTTAAGCgtatattataaaaatttctTCAAACTAGTTGAAATCTTAACTTTCCCGGGTAGGCTATCTTGGGAATATTCCGGATACTTTAGTTATGTGCGAACTATTAGATACACggatacacagatacatataAGCAGGCCTTCAACCCAAATTTCGGCGGATTTGACCGCTCTTTGTTGTCTCTCTTCCTCAAAagcaaattgcaaacaaatggAGCTCCTCTGACATAATCTCTCCtgctcgctctcgctctctttctgCCATTGCCCCCCATTTCGCCCCACTCGGCCCTCTCGTTCGCTCCCACGCGAGCCGGTTAGCCGCGTGTTTGGCGATAAGTCAAATGGATCGGGCAAATATAGCGaagcattttttgtttacagcTGGTGGAAGATTTAAATTGTTCTTTGTTAAATGATTTCTATGTGAAAGAGTGCGTGGAATCGGCTTAAACCGGGTCCATCAGTAGAGATCGCTGAAAAGTATCTGATTTTTCAAGAATCATAAAAATCGGAGAACTTCTCGAGGAGTGACAGACTTGGTCGGTTTGGGGGAGTTCCAACGGAGCTACTTGCATCATTTTTGGCTTGTGCATAGATTACTCGCCCACCCATCGACTGTCCAAATTTGAGTTAAAACCATTAATTACTTGGGCTGTGGCGAATTTTACAAGATTCTCCGTTATAGTTTGCCTCGCGAAGAAGAAGAGCCGCCTTCACTAGACGCGCTACAGACatagcaacaactacaacaagcCCACTACTACAATTCATCAAAAGTTGTTGACGGCGACGATCTATGCATGTACGTATGTacgcatgtacatatgtatgtacgttcATAGCTTTCTTGAATTGGCCGCACGGGCTGATAATAGTTTGTTTTATTGGGTGGGAAAGAGGAAAGGGAAAAGGCAGACGGCTAATCAATCAATGGGTCGAAAAAATAAAGTTGCACAAGATTTTCCGATCCCACGGGGAAATGGAAGGTCACCGGGGGTTTCACTACTTGAAATCTCGGTGATTTGCAATATTAAATGCGTATGAAAGGAAGC
This genomic interval from Drosophila teissieri strain GT53w chromosome 3L, Prin_Dtei_1.1, whole genome shotgun sequence contains the following:
- the LOC122615605 gene encoding peptide methionine sulfoxide reductase isoform X3 codes for the protein MSLTITSSVTHPELKDLSTVRNEQKELSISPVHDVNVTKATATFGMGCFWGAESLYGATRGVLRTTVGYAGGSSELPTYRKMGDHTEVLEIDYDPTVISFKELLELFWNNHEYGLTTPIKRQYASLILFHDEEQKQVAHASKLEEQERRAPEVITTEIASKENFYPAEAYHQKYRLQGHKDLASSLNLNPKLLQTSYVATKLNGYLAGVGGIEQFKAEAETMGLTPTQRQYCYYHVEQNEGQGLYC
- the LOC122615605 gene encoding peptide methionine sulfoxide reductase isoform X4, whose amino-acid sequence is MRCLPGYGYGLTFLFLSTVRNEQKELSISPVHDVNVTKATATFGMGCFWGAESLYGATRGVLRTTVGYAGGSSELPTYRKMGDHTEVLEIDYDPTVISFKELLELFWNNHEYGLTTPIKRQYASLILFHDEEQKQVAHASKLEEQERRAPEVITTEIASKENFYPAEAYHQKYRLQGHKDLASSLNLNPKLLQTSYVATKLNGYLAGVGGIEQFKAEAETMGLTPTQRQYCYYHVEQNEGQGLYC
- the LOC122615605 gene encoding peptide methionine sulfoxide reductase isoform X5, encoding MSLTITSSVTHPELKDLSTVRNEQKELSISPVHDVNVTKATATFGMGCFWGAESLYGATRGVLRTTVGYAGGSSELPTGDHTEVLEIDYDPTVISFKELLELFWNNHEYGLTTPIKRQYASLILFHDEEQKQVAHASKLEEQERRAPEVITTEIASKENFYPAEAYHQKYRLQGHKDLASSLNLNPKLLQTSYVATKLNGYLAGVGGIEQFKAEAETMGLTPTQRQYCYYHVEQNEGQGLYC
- the LOC122615605 gene encoding peptide methionine sulfoxide reductase isoform X1, whose protein sequence is MRTPFCWLEEFGLFWPRSVASQQLSSLHRIMFSRLFRNFKSTVRNEQKELSISPVHDVNVTKATATFGMGCFWGAESLYGATRGVLRTTVGYAGGSSELPTYRKMGDHTEVLEIDYDPTVISFKELLELFWNNHEYGLTTPIKRQYASLILFHDEEQKQVAHASKLEEQERRAPEVITTEIASKENFYPAEAYHQKYRLQGHKDLASSLNLNPKLLQTSYVATKLNGYLAGVGGIEQFKAEAETMGLTPTQRQYCYYHVEQNEGQGLYC
- the LOC122615605 gene encoding peptide methionine sulfoxide reductase isoform X2 translates to MRTPFCWLEEFGLFWPRSVASQQLSSLHRIMFSRLFRNFKSTVRNEQKELSISPVHDVNVTKATATFGMGCFWGAESLYGATRGVLRTTVGYAGGSSELPTGDHTEVLEIDYDPTVISFKELLELFWNNHEYGLTTPIKRQYASLILFHDEEQKQVAHASKLEEQERRAPEVITTEIASKENFYPAEAYHQKYRLQGHKDLASSLNLNPKLLQTSYVATKLNGYLAGVGGIEQFKAEAETMGLTPTQRQYCYYHVEQNEGQGLYC